The genomic interval ATCCACATTCTAAAGAAGTACCAAAATATCAGCCATCCGATTAGTGCACACACTGATTTTTCTTGATTGTCCCATTCAAACACTCGCCTGAAAAAAGTATATGTATTAATTCATGGGTTtaatcaaaatcaattaaaaataacataagAAATGAATAAATTCCCCTTTACCTTCCAGGTAAGGGTATGGTATGACTTATGTTAGGAGAAGGTATATGACATCAGAGCAACAAGTCGATGCATTCAATGAACTTTTTGAATTTGAGTTTACTCGATTGTTGAGCTTACATAAAATAATCCGTtttgccgcgtggatttatatttttaaaaattccatgggattTTCCGGAATTTCCTATTATTaccaaaaacaataaaattgggTAGATGAGATTAATGTGAAATAAATCGCAGCGGGTAATAAAACTTATGACTTCCTATGAATCTCATTAGttcaaagtacctactataatcaCTAGACCGTGAATTTTTGAGTAGATACTATTATATTCAACTTAAAGTAAGCGCAAACGTttttgtaggtataattatatacttatatatattaagtaggtacttcttgAACTCTAACTCTCTCCACACCAACTCTAATAATGCGAAATATTATTGCATTTGGGAAACCTTAAAAAAACATGAAACAATCAAAAATGTCAATTTAAGTCCCTTGAaaccttagatgaatgattacccaAGTTTCGGATAAGAAGTCAAACAAAAGTATACGACTTTAGTGAAAAAGAGTTCAACGAGCGCAAAGCTCTCATTTTTAGTGACCCAAATCGAATGAAATTGCTTGTGCTAAACGATGGATGTAACTCGGCATgttagattttaacataataatgatgTAAGTTCAATAATCTTTGTACTAGTTAATATAGAAcggtatataataaatatttataaatcgtatTGACTTACTAACAATAGAATAATGAATTTCAACTTACTTCAAGTGTTCATTTCCAATTTGGAAAACTTTGAATATATTTTTGACGAATATTAAATTACTATAAATGAGAGGGATGTCAAATTTTGCTCGTTTTTGCATATATTTAGTTTCTTTTGGGCTTAATACTCGCATGGATGCCTTTACCtgaaaatgtatattttgttAACAACAGCTTTTgatgcaaaaataataatattagaataaaTCTTCGAAGACGAAAATGTGTACTCGTACATTAGAAATAATTTTACGAAATATacaaaatctatataaataaaaataaatcaccaAAATGTATGTACGCGCGTAACTTCcaaacgactgcaccaaattggtttattctttttttgttttgtttgtaatttaattagtttgaatgaatttttttttggaaaatccacgggaaaagacTGTTCTCGCGGGAAGCGGATCAAATCgcaggcaacagctagtaaaatataaattacgtTCTAAATTGTGTATTTTATAGTTCTCACCGGATTCCACACAAGTGACATTTCCAGAAGTATTCTAGGACAGTTCCCCCGGGCACTGTTCTTCTTCGACCTATCTTTGAGGGCATACCACCGCTTCTCGTTGTTATTTATCCTTAACAAAGGTATTGAGACTTTACCTATTTTTTCACCTTTCATTGACTGTATCATTGATTCATCGTATATTGTGATATCTAATGTTGATGTAACATCATTAACTTCACTGAAaaaggattaataataattagcttgCGTATTAGTAGGTAGATGTTTTGTACGGCTACTGTATTTGATCCTCATTTTCGAGTACATTGTGATTACCAAATACCGGTATAATATTGAAGAAAGTGAGTGTTTAGGTACTCAAATTTTCAtacatttcattcattcatgcaTTCGACTGGGAGTGGATAGGcaaagaagtaggtactttcaGAGAGCGCAAGCGACAGATAcatattaaaatacatatttaccCTACTGGGTTACCTAGTTTCACTCTATTTTCTATTCAATGTTAACTTATAAGTAAATTTTAGAATACAAATCTTATAGTATTTCAAGTTCAACACATAAAAAGCGAGTAGGTACGCTTGTAGGTATTGCCATCAAACAAATTGAAGGATAACTGAAGGTAGATATATGTTTTATACAACTTTGTATTGAATTACATAACTTTATTGTAGGTATACTTTACACCTTATAATTCCTTAATGAAAAGCGATGTTTTATATTTATCGTTAGTTTAATCAtcgccaatataataataatatattatgttgcgCACATGTGCTATTTTACAGTTTTAGCTTCGATTAGGATATTACGATATACCTAATACATTGATGAATATTGAATACTAATGAAATCAATGGGGTTCGGGGTAACGACCCATGCATGGTGTCGAGTAGGCCCATTTTCAGGCAAGCTTTATAGGTTTGCCCATAGCTAACGGAAACTTCCGAAACTCAGTCGGTTTGCCTAAATTAGGGTAAAGTTATTCGTGTACTCCAACACGGACTACCCACGCAATATAAATTGAACTACTAggtttagataataataatattattaatttttatttcttcgAAGATGAAAATACGAATAGATACTTATAAAAGTTATTACTTACAAGTTCAAGTTCTTATTCCAATTATGTTCCGAGGTGCCTTTAACAGTATGGGTTTGAACCCTTGAGTTATCCAACTCTAGCACGCAGTAGGCGTTGATATTACCACTAATATTGTGCGCAGTCAATCCTTTCGCACCATGTACGGTTACAGTAAGCTGGCCGACTTCGCTCCAATTGTCAAATCTGTACCATTGCTGGAAACATTCAAGggcaattaaaattttatatagaCGCTGCCACCAGGGACTAGGAGCCTTGGCCTTGTGTATCCTCCAATACAAGTTTTATCCGTAATGACCTCCCTGGACAGGTATATTGATATTTGTTATCGTAAGGCTAGACTGGTCACACCGGTGTCGCTGCTGCCCGACGCAGGCCTGTGATATTTATCCAGTCTagctaatttaaaatggttatacCGCCAATTGTCGATCGACAGGGCCTCGTTTGTAGAAAAATAAGGATACCGCGGGCAGGTGATGTTGAgagcctgagagttccccataaagttctcaaaaatgtgtgaagtttcccaatctgcacttggataGTGTAGAACACTATGCCTAAGCCGttctcattcggagaggagactCAGcggtgggttgatgatgatcatggaATGTTTTACTAGCATAGTGACTAGTGAGCCACATGTGGTTGACAAAGGGTTGACAATATGCATTGAGATGTAGTACATTTATAGGGAACCAGCTgatcccacgacttcgtctgcgagaATGTAAGTTTCTTATAAAATtcgttggaactctttaattttctggaatTAAAGGGGCAAGTTATTTCTATGCCAATTAGGTATAATCTAGACCGGTTTAGCAGCTGAAGCCTCGAAAAAGGTAACATACAGATATTACATACTTTCGTAGGTATTTAAAACTTTATAGAATGCCACAGTGCAGTAGTATGGGTTTAAGAAAcgtttttagaaaaagtttgGAAAAAGTATACTGCGATAGAGTATgtgttaaaaagtaaaaatgttatttactCAATCGAACATAACTAAGGTAGTATGAAGGCAAGAGTTTTGTTTGTATTTATGCAAAGTCTACACACAATGCATTTCgtgaataaacaataatacttactaatattaataagtttACTTTGGTTTAACAAAATTCGTCAAGAGACTATTCAAATTTCAATGTTACAAAAGTCCCAAATGTAGCTCTATTCTATGtaaattatatatgtatattctaAATAAGCAAACTGACCTTAGTGGGGATCATCGTGAGAAAAGGCCCAAGCCTTGGCTAGCCTCAATCGATGCTAAATGGTCAAACgttatattattgtttgtatttttaCCCGAGTAGGGAGAGTAGAGTCTTTAGTTTTGGCGTGTTTACCAGTTCCCTCAGAATTGATTGATAAATGAGGAATTGTTACATAATAATTTGTCTTAGCGGTTTgagtattatattttaagcaATCTATTctagtatatttataatataatgacGACGTATTGACAACTTCGAATACtaaatccgcgtggactacataaatttcaaacccctattttacccccttaggggttgaattttcaaaaatgattttttatcgGATGCCTatggcataatagctatctgcatgccaaatttcagcccaatccgtccagtagtttgagctgtgcgttgatagatcagtcagtcagtcaatccttttatatatttaagatttatgGATGATAATCAATATTTCGTTTCTTCATATGTCCACATAAACACAAGAGATCGctatttgttttttgtattataACTTGTTAATTGAATGAGTAGGTTTGTGCGTCATTTCAACTAAACGGATACTTGTCAATCACATCTTATTTTATGCTAACCTTTGATCTTAGCGTGAAACAATGCATCATTAAATACAGGAACGGATAAAGAATAAAGATTTACTGAACTTAGAGTTCTTTATGAAATATTTTAGCTATGGCCTCGTAATAACACCAGTATGTTGGATGGGAGCTGGCGTTATATTGCggacggtattttacaccaagcgagaaaaaatctaaaaatgtataaactagATAGTACCTATTAGCAATAAGcgagtttataaaattatataatgaatttgctaattcatttcaaaatttcactttttttatcggttctacaaaaaatatccaaaacgcatgataccgtagccgccatgttaattccgactgtgacgtcacgattttgatgaaatttgatatagagatagcttggatcccggggaaggacaggctactttttatcccggaaatcaaagaactcgcatgggatttttaaaaacattaatccacgcggacgatgttgcGGGCtctatcatctagtaataaaataggtactcaCAAACTTTTCTTCCGTAGGTGGTTCATGATGCACGCCGTTTGTTGTGAGCACGTTTTCAGCGACTATGCACCTATCTGATCCACTGAGGGTGATCAGCAGGTGAACTGAGCCGAATCCGCAATCCAACTCTTGCCATAGATCGTGCGTCTTCTCCTTCTCGAGCTGAGACAGGTCGATGACACACCTAGTGTAATAAATATGaggattaagtacctacttatatttgcTTGAAGAAAATGGATCCAAGGCTTTCTCAGTGCACTAATAAACTGCCTTCTCTATGACTTGATAAACCTGCTGTTTTCAGTTTCAAGCTAatttcatgcaaaaaataataatattacaaattcgAAAATGCGTtagtctgtttgtctatctgcttgcttttcacgacACATCCGTTAACTGATTTGGCGAAATTTGTTAGAAGCTTGTATCCCAGAGACGGGCTTCGGGGAGGTTAATTTCGGAAAACAAAAATTTTCCAACGAAATTTTCAGAAAGCCGCGATCAAAATCACGggcataatattttagtttcttataaatgctaaagtgtattTTATCTCTCCGTTACCTTTTGATGGCTCAGCCGCTAACCGATTTTGAGAAAAGTTGGCACAGATATagcttaataaaaatatgtactgTACCTATTGTTTGTTATTCGtaggtccacgcggacaaagtcgcgggcatcatctagtctaaaaaTAAACGTCAGTTGAGCGTTAATGACACTCATAAATAATTCTTGCGATAATATCATTATAGGTAATAACGTCATCATCACGAAATACGACAAATACCtattcaaaattatattattaatgacTTCCGAGACCCTTAAATTGCAccattattgtaataaataggATGTAGCTAAACAAATATGACGTGCTCAGTCGTAAGCAGGTGTAGgcatgcaggtcatagaggcataaaagcactgcttacccaagttgaAACCTGACTAATAATTTTAGACCAAGATCCCAATAGTGCCAGATCTGTCTTATTTTCTTAGTAACAAATTGTGTAAGATAGAGTAAGTAGTACAAACACCACTCTATCCCAAACATTTTCtcactcagaaaataaggcaggTTCTTGCTCTATCACTAGCTTCAAACCCTATGCATAATTGCATACCACTGGGTGTAAACTAGTTTCTGTAAACATACATCGTCTCGTCGTCGCTTACCTTCCCATAAAATTTTTTTGCTTTATTTTGTGCCATACGTTGACCTCTAGAGAGTTATCATCGTAAAGGTATAAATTAAACCTCTCGCGCCATATTGGTTTTGTTTTGTGGACCTGTTTTGATTTGTGGGATTCCCCACCCAACCTAAAACAAGAAACAAACTTGACACatctaaatattaataatatgacaTACATTATGCGCAATATTAAGTATTCATATACGGgtgttttcaaaataaatcaactaaaacaaaaaaaaccggccaaatgcgaggtagactcgcgcactaagggttccgtatcttggAAGTTGGAcgtgtaattatttttaaccCACTTCCAAAAGGCAGGAGGTACGTTTTTTGATGCTTAAATTATCTCCAACTGCTGTACAATTGCTTTGCCTGTGAAAGTTTAAAATCGCAAAAATATGCGATTTACATTTCGAAAAAAGTTCAAGTCACCTGATGAGTAATTTTATcgaccgctgcccatgaacatgtCGCAATCTGTTTCTGTCATAtgagagtccccgcagaccacaaactttttatcggccgatagtttggtcggtttcttaatcagtatgaagatgtatgtaagtgcgcaaattGTACATTACatatcttcatactgattaagaaaccgaccaaactatcggccgataaaaagtttgtggtctgcggagACTCTGACTGTCGAACTATCAAATGTACTATACAATTATAAAGATATACGATCTTATAATAAGCCTtgacaaaaattaattaatatgattatgtTGCTTGCGTCACATAATATCACAGtccatacataatatttaacatcatattacacaaaaaaagttcAGTCATCTTGTATAGGCACTCTGTTTATACAGAAGAGTCAAATACTCGTAGCTGATGTGGCGTGGAAAAGTACCACGTACTTGGAAGAGCTAGTTGCCGCATGTTCATTAAATAATATGGAAACAAACCGCCAGGCGAATTATTATTGATGATGACAACGTGAGCTAACAGACAAGTCAAGAGTGGATgggcatcttctaagcaagcgcgcttcatcttaggctgtatcatcaTTTGCCAGCAGAGTGACTATAGCCAAGCTCTAATCtataaaactaaatatataagaagtcggttaaaaataaaactgactgactgactgactgactcactgatctatcaacgcacagttgaaactattggacggattgggctgaaaattggaatgcagatagctactatgacgtaggcatccggtaagaagggctttttgaaaattccaacctaagggagtaaaatagtgggttgaaatttatgtagtccacgcggatgaagtcacgagaataaactaattaaaaaaaatactttgacgaaagagtATCGGGCACGCTAGACGGGAGGCTTGTAGTAGGTACCCAGTTCCTCTGATGCCGTGGTCTTGATACTTTTATTATAGAACAGAGGGTAAGGCGTTTTTGGCGTAATACGTGGAGGACGTGGTATGCCACGTTGCTTAGAAAGTCTTTGAGCAATGTACCAAGTACCCGTCTCCAACGTTTGCCACTTCCTACCACCGTATAAACCGCACAGAACAAAAAATGCAATCAAGAgagatttttttacattatagaGGTCGCGAGTTCAATAACTGCAAAAAAACTcacatcaataaaaaataactaaatgGATATAAGTAACTAATTTTGTATCCGCTAGAGTCATCCACAGGTTTTAGACGCTATGCCTCAAAGTACCTGACGCATTACAAGGCAAATTCTCCGAGATACtatattttgtagttttgagCTAATCATTTGAGCAGCTTCAGTTCATATGAATCCGTGCATAGTGCATACCCACTAAACTTATAAAGTTATGAATTAAGAATAAGAACTATAAATAGAAAGATACAGGATTGAACCAAGGAGGCTTGTTTACTCTGAAAGCAAGCTTTATAACCATTTTATAACACTTACTTGAATTTGCAGTACAGTCCGCTAGAGCCATTCGCAGGCAAATCTGGCAAGTCTTTGGCTTCGATCAAAACAATGTTCACTATTGACGTCCATGATTTTTTGGCAACTTCAAACTTTCTGTTTTTTAGGAGATACTGTAACAAAAGATAACAtactgatacaagttagcattTTAGGAATCAATAGTGTAGTGACTAGATGGAGTTCGTTTTTgcatcagtaccattattattaatcgaaagtgtgtttgtttgttggtttgtgggtttgtccttcaatcacgtcacaacggtgcaacggattgacttttTTTGCATTTGTATATATAAAGATTTGGAGAGTGATatagcttactttttatcccggaaaaccaaaagttcccacgggatttttacaatactaattccacgcggacgaagtcgcgggtatcagccagaattttaataattttaatgatgcAGGTTTTCGTTAGGTAGATAATGAAGTCCCGTGGTGGagttacaagttagctcttgattgcgggatctaagatggaagcgggctaacttggaatggATAtgatggcagtttttattaaagtcaTACCCAATTAAGTATGGTGAAGATAAATATGGAATGTCCTTACTTAATGGTTCTAGTTCCTATACTAACTGTATTACATTCCCTACTTTCGTTCTTCTCTCTGAGCTGGTTTCT from Maniola hyperantus chromosome 4, iAphHyp1.2, whole genome shotgun sequence carries:
- the LOC117997054 gene encoding multiple C2 and transmembrane domain-containing protein-like isoform X2; translated protein: MDPMSPTALAVPGELMDRIGNGLNILRDHGKKVQKYLLKNRKFEVAKKSWTSIVNIVLIEAKDLPDLPANGSSGLYCKFKLGGESHKSKQVHKTKPIWRERFNLYLYDDNSLEVNVWHKIKQKNFMGRCVIDLSQLEKEKTHDLWQELDCGFGSVHLLITLSGSDRCIVAENVLTTNGVHHEPPTEEKFQWYRFDNWSEVGQLTVTVHGAKGLTAHNISGNINAYCVLELDNSRVQTHTVKGTSEHNWNKNLNFEVNDVTSTLDITIYDESMIQSMKGEKIGKVSIPLLRINNNEKRWYALKDRSKKNSARGNCPRILLEMSLVWNPVKASMRVLSPKETKYMQKRAKFDIPLIYSNLIFVKNIFKVFQIGNEHLKRVFEWDNQEKSVCALIGWLIFWYFFRMWMTPLLLTLPFAHYWLTQRNNNIPVPLYQIADEEYQEEEQEPKDDKTIKTRINELQDLTLTIKNAIDYVVSLLERIKNLVNFSVPFLSYLVIITLVALSIALFLIPINYLFMALGLYKFTRKFLNPERVPNNDLLDFISRVPDDEMLKQWRELKVPEPNLNPPDPAKSR
- the LOC117997054 gene encoding multiple C2 and transmembrane domain-containing protein-like isoform X1; amino-acid sequence: MWSIPIPDGLVMDPMSPTALAVPGELMDRIGNGLNILRDHGKKVQKYLLKNRKFEVAKKSWTSIVNIVLIEAKDLPDLPANGSSGLYCKFKLGGESHKSKQVHKTKPIWRERFNLYLYDDNSLEVNVWHKIKQKNFMGRCVIDLSQLEKEKTHDLWQELDCGFGSVHLLITLSGSDRCIVAENVLTTNGVHHEPPTEEKFQWYRFDNWSEVGQLTVTVHGAKGLTAHNISGNINAYCVLELDNSRVQTHTVKGTSEHNWNKNLNFEVNDVTSTLDITIYDESMIQSMKGEKIGKVSIPLLRINNNEKRWYALKDRSKKNSARGNCPRILLEMSLVWNPVKASMRVLSPKETKYMQKRAKFDIPLIYSNLIFVKNIFKVFQIGNEHLKRVFEWDNQEKSVCALIGWLIFWYFFRMWMTPLLLTLPFAHYWLTQRNNNIPVPLYQIADEEYQEEEQEPKDDKTIKTRINELQDLTLTIKNAIDYVVSLLERIKNLVNFSVPFLSYLVIITLVALSIALFLIPINYLFMALGLYKFTRKFLNPERVPNNDLLDFISRVPDDEMLKQWRELKVPEPNLNPPDPAKSR